In a genomic window of Flavobacteriales bacterium:
- a CDS encoding EamA family transporter produces the protein MIPLALSILSSSLLLVIFKYFDKFSVKTFQAITINYMVAASLGFLLSPVSYSATELLSKPWTASAVIIGCVFIAMFYVMAISSQKVGVAISSVANKMSLVIPVVAGIVLYGERLLGLKLVGVVAAVVSVAMVTYPKKGVHIEPKFLILPLVIFVGSGFLDTFFKYVETTQLGENEVEIFSASLFLMAAFVGLSVLLFKRFSKNETLETKSIVAGFALGIPNYFSIHFLLMALNIPNLESTIVFPINNTGIVLLSTLLAILLFRERLSKLNWGGIALAVASIILIAIA, from the coding sequence ATGATCCCCTTAGCACTCAGCATCCTTTCGTCATCGTTACTGCTGGTCATTTTCAAGTACTTCGACAAGTTCAGCGTGAAAACCTTTCAGGCCATCACCATCAATTACATGGTTGCGGCTTCGCTTGGTTTTCTGCTGTCGCCTGTCTCCTACTCTGCCACCGAACTGCTTTCCAAACCTTGGACGGCAAGTGCCGTGATCATTGGCTGCGTTTTCATTGCCATGTTCTACGTTATGGCCATCTCATCGCAAAAGGTCGGTGTGGCCATCAGTTCGGTGGCCAATAAAATGTCGCTGGTCATTCCCGTGGTGGCGGGCATTGTTCTTTATGGCGAACGTCTTTTAGGACTGAAATTGGTCGGAGTGGTTGCGGCCGTAGTTTCTGTGGCCATGGTCACCTATCCGAAGAAAGGCGTTCACATCGAACCCAAATTCCTCATCCTTCCGTTGGTGATCTTTGTCGGCAGCGGCTTTCTCGACACGTTTTTCAAATACGTGGAAACAACTCAATTGGGCGAGAATGAAGTAGAGATCTTCAGCGCATCGCTCTTTTTGATGGCTGCCTTTGTGGGACTTTCCGTGCTGCTGTTCAAACGCTTTTCCAAGAATGAAACGCTGGAAACCAAAAGCATTGTAGCAGGATTTGCATTAGGCATTCCCAACTACTTCTCCATTCATTTTCTGTTGATGGCACTCAACATCCCGAATCTGGAAAGCACCATCGTTTTCCCGATCAACAACACAGGCATTGTACTTCTGAGTACCTTGCTGGCCATTTTGCTGTTCAGAGAACGGCTCTCAAAACTCAATTGGGGTGGCATTGCGCTGGCTGTGGCATCCATCATTCTAATTGCCATTGCATGA
- a CDS encoding SUMF1/EgtB/PvdO family nonheme iron enzyme gives MKSTCGYMRQVLLFSTLLLLLDLSVVSQNILDGVYVREKYPSTIYLSQCCEFSRGVGNDDLAINHSDTPFVRLSTIEWKDSSRITAPVFKFNDCVFFNPEARFIGNYSEEDVEQPYFYLNTLDYGQKAVTYHSFRSIISSERDSLGHNAWKKIDDSDWKPIPKTILPYSLRFYLDPKDIRTSNHHTFLKIDTSFIPPVKEYLTPFYFRKYEVTNGEYHEFYDWVRDSIAHLLMGENYLINEGKPNERINWEAKIDYDDAETMEILEELYLPEHERFYRRHEFDTRKVNYEYWQETDTGSIRIIINVYPDTMRWVRDFSYSYNEPMTSMYFWHPAFAEHPVVGITYKQARAFLHWKTQQHNLQLAKEGSPYRVLYELPTEIQWDMAATCSSNKGEVRIFPESYEHTSDKGWITDLSIKNTRIQALDSVDAASGKTRYISDRDNLLINELNGPFLLTDNPVDSQFHTYKADINKIKRKDRTAFLNGNQDELGICFMGGNVSEWLRDDYETQWKPIFDIRQRLLERLNAPDTKLLSELEKYFDSKNDRNGKLVRGGNWYDERYSELLGKNVGGVNAKTFVHPDSSHCTLGFRYVITVKEVEK, from the coding sequence ATGAAATCAACCTGCGGTTACATGCGTCAAGTTCTACTGTTTTCCACCTTACTTCTCCTTTTGGATTTATCGGTCGTGAGTCAGAACATTCTGGATGGGGTTTATGTCCGGGAAAAATATCCTTCAACCATTTACCTCTCCCAGTGTTGTGAATTCAGTAGAGGTGTCGGCAATGATGACTTAGCCATCAACCATTCTGATACCCCATTTGTCAGACTTTCCACTATTGAATGGAAAGATTCTTCCCGCATAACGGCACCTGTCTTCAAATTCAATGACTGTGTTTTCTTCAATCCAGAGGCTCGTTTTATCGGTAACTATTCGGAAGAAGATGTGGAACAGCCTTACTTCTATCTGAATACCCTTGATTATGGACAGAAGGCCGTGACCTATCATTCATTCAGATCAATCATTTCGTCAGAACGGGATTCTCTTGGCCATAATGCTTGGAAGAAAATTGATGATTCAGATTGGAAACCGATTCCAAAAACAATACTGCCATATTCACTACGCTTTTACTTAGACCCAAAGGATATCCGGACTTCGAACCACCACACTTTCTTAAAGATTGATACGTCATTTATTCCTCCGGTAAAAGAATATCTGACGCCCTTCTACTTCCGAAAATATGAGGTGACCAATGGGGAATACCACGAGTTCTATGATTGGGTCAGAGATTCCATTGCCCATCTTCTGATGGGAGAAAACTATCTGATCAATGAGGGAAAGCCGAATGAACGCATCAACTGGGAGGCCAAAATCGACTATGATGATGCAGAAACGATGGAAATCCTGGAAGAACTATACCTACCGGAACACGAGCGATTCTACAGAAGACATGAATTTGATACCAGAAAAGTGAACTACGAGTATTGGCAGGAAACTGATACGGGAAGTATTCGCATAATCATCAATGTCTATCCCGATACGATGAGATGGGTGAGAGACTTCAGTTATTCTTACAACGAACCCATGACCTCCATGTATTTCTGGCACCCAGCCTTTGCTGAACATCCCGTTGTGGGCATCACATACAAACAGGCCCGTGCGTTTTTGCACTGGAAAACCCAACAGCACAACTTGCAATTGGCAAAGGAAGGCAGCCCTTATCGTGTTCTATACGAGTTGCCAACCGAAATACAGTGGGACATGGCCGCAACTTGTTCCTCCAACAAAGGAGAAGTACGGATCTTTCCAGAAAGCTACGAACATACTTCGGATAAAGGTTGGATCACTGATCTATCCATCAAAAACACTCGTATTCAGGCATTGGATAGTGTTGATGCAGCAAGTGGAAAAACCAGATATATCTCCGATCGGGACAACCTTTTGATCAATGAACTGAACGGGCCTTTTCTTTTGACCGATAATCCAGTGGACTCCCAATTTCACACGTACAAAGCCGACATCAACAAGATCAAACGAAAAGACAGAACAGCTTTCTTGAATGGCAATCAAGATGAACTCGGCATCTGCTTCATGGGTGGGAACGTTTCTGAATGGCTGAGAGACGACTACGAAACACAATGGAAACCGATCTTCGACATCCGACAGCGACTGCTGGAAAGACTCAACGCCCCAGACACGAAACTGCTTTCAGAACTGGAAAAATACTTCGACTCCAAAAATGACCGAAACGGCAAACTTGTCCGTGGTGGAAACTGGTACGATGAACGTTATTCCGAGCTGCTTGGTAAAAATGTGGGAGGAGTCAACGCCAAAACCTTTGTGCATCCCGACAGTTCACATTGCACTCTGGGTTTCAGATATGTGATCACCGTCAAAGAAGTGGAAAAATGA
- a CDS encoding redoxin domain-containing protein, which produces MKNIFFLLTFFGAFTAQAQLRLVMDTKPVGSVIRVSKYLGDMEIPLDSMRYRGEAEVTFNYDSRYTDGVYAVGISTLETFQFVLVGQEPITAHIYESGRGMAFKADMSKENDAFNVMLNLADTYSMSMDTLSMTMNRLSDFDPKHDAITDLMTDHYHRTAEAYNHSLDLLNNLFPKSYTAEVLVPLDKIPLRSQKPEWQKEYDNDPAFNHVHYFDMIPFDDERIITNPFLSNKILEYLYSYTERSEQGVKDAIDKLLNMPNMNPKVQAFVIDLLIDFFTDKGAAEYVDHISRNYLGSCDLPLSQETLDKISQTVKFKEGDVVSSITLKNQTGHNVPLTALTGDLNVLVFWASWCPHCIREIPKLKALYDELPGKLGVYAVSLDTSKTDWVNTINQNNLRWLNVIDTDGWDSKYVKEFGVTSTPTLILLDRELRWIGRASSFDGLYELVKTQLTE; this is translated from the coding sequence ATGAAGAACATCTTTTTCCTGCTCACTTTTTTCGGTGCGTTTACCGCTCAGGCGCAATTGCGTTTGGTAATGGATACGAAACCTGTCGGAAGTGTTATCCGCGTGTCCAAATATTTGGGCGATATGGAAATTCCGCTGGACAGCATGCGCTATCGTGGCGAAGCGGAAGTGACCTTCAATTACGATTCGCGCTACACAGATGGCGTGTACGCGGTCGGTATCAGCACGCTGGAAACGTTTCAGTTTGTGTTGGTTGGGCAGGAGCCGATCACCGCACACATTTACGAAAGTGGTAGAGGAATGGCTTTCAAAGCAGACATGTCAAAGGAAAATGACGCATTCAATGTCATGCTGAATTTGGCGGACACCTATTCCATGAGCATGGACACACTTTCCATGACCATGAACCGTCTTTCCGACTTCGACCCGAAGCATGATGCCATTACCGATCTGATGACGGATCATTACCATCGAACTGCCGAAGCGTACAACCATTCGCTCGACCTTCTGAATAATCTTTTTCCAAAAAGCTACACGGCCGAAGTGTTGGTTCCGTTGGATAAAATTCCGCTCCGCTCTCAAAAACCCGAATGGCAGAAAGAGTACGACAACGACCCTGCGTTCAATCATGTCCATTATTTCGATATGATCCCTTTTGATGATGAACGGATCATCACCAATCCGTTCCTATCCAACAAAATTCTCGAATACCTCTACAGCTATACCGAACGATCGGAACAAGGCGTGAAAGATGCTATCGACAAACTTCTGAACATGCCGAACATGAACCCGAAAGTGCAGGCATTCGTCATTGATCTGCTCATCGATTTCTTCACGGATAAGGGTGCTGCCGAATATGTCGACCACATCAGTCGCAACTATTTGGGCAGTTGCGACCTACCTCTCTCACAGGAAACGCTGGACAAGATCTCGCAGACCGTGAAATTCAAGGAAGGTGACGTGGTTTCGAGCATCACACTCAAGAACCAGACAGGCCATAACGTTCCGCTTACAGCCTTAACAGGAGACCTGAACGTGTTGGTTTTCTGGGCATCGTGGTGCCCGCATTGCATCCGCGAGATACCAAAACTGAAAGCATTGTACGATGAGCTTCCAGGCAAATTGGGTGTGTACGCGGTCTCGCTCGACACATCCAAAACGGATTGGGTCAACACCATCAACCAGAACAATCTTCGGTGGCTTAACGTGATCGACACAGACGGTTGGGACAGCAAATACGTGAAGGAATTCGGTGTCACCTCCACTCCCACACTCATTCTGCTTGACCGCGAACTCCGTTGGATCGGGCGCGCCAGTTCGTTCGATGGACTTTATGAATTGGTAAAAACGCAGTTGACCGAATAA
- a CDS encoding exo-alpha-sialidase, which translates to MAVFLLTFFLSQANAQEFTEVFSKKTDGYRNYRIPSLMCSKNGVLLAFAEGRASLLDNSENDIVLKRSSDNGKTWEALSIVAEDGRNALNNPEAVVRSDGRIILMYQRYADGYGEKSAMPGLDGNRICKTFVTYSDDDGVSWSKPEDITQQVKRPEATSVASGPGIGMELQKGEHAGRLVMPFNQGPWEKWFVYSVYSDDGGQTWQKGEIAPYKKKVRGWANEVQMVELSDGRLMLNARSETGNRKRKIAYSDDGGQTWSEVEDDKELLEPQCQGSLIRYDEKTILFCNPRHRTRRMRGTIYASLDDGITWPYRKIIYKDGFAYSCMAILPDGSIGILFEKDGYDSISFITLTNNEILDSKTK; encoded by the coding sequence ATGGCCGTTTTTCTGCTGACATTCTTTCTATCTCAAGCAAATGCTCAGGAGTTTACGGAGGTGTTCAGCAAGAAAACCGATGGCTACAGAAACTACCGCATTCCTTCGCTTATGTGCTCCAAAAACGGTGTCCTTCTTGCATTTGCCGAAGGCCGCGCCAGCCTCTTGGACAATTCTGAGAATGACATTGTACTGAAGAGAAGTTCTGACAATGGAAAAACATGGGAAGCGCTTTCAATCGTTGCCGAAGACGGCAGGAACGCGCTGAACAACCCGGAAGCGGTTGTCCGTTCTGATGGTCGCATCATTCTCATGTATCAGCGCTACGCGGATGGTTACGGAGAAAAAAGCGCCATGCCCGGACTGGATGGGAACCGCATCTGCAAAACCTTTGTCACTTACTCGGATGATGACGGTGTTTCGTGGTCAAAACCGGAAGACATCACGCAGCAGGTGAAAAGACCTGAGGCAACTTCTGTTGCCAGCGGACCGGGAATCGGCATGGAGCTACAGAAAGGTGAACATGCAGGAAGATTGGTGATGCCTTTCAATCAAGGTCCGTGGGAAAAATGGTTCGTCTATTCGGTCTATTCTGACGATGGCGGCCAGACCTGGCAGAAGGGAGAAATTGCACCCTACAAGAAAAAAGTGCGTGGTTGGGCCAATGAAGTACAGATGGTGGAACTGAGCGATGGCCGACTCATGCTGAATGCCCGAAGTGAAACGGGTAACCGAAAGCGGAAGATCGCCTACAGCGATGATGGTGGCCAGACCTGGAGCGAAGTGGAGGACGACAAGGAACTTTTAGAACCGCAATGCCAGGGAAGTCTCATTCGCTATGATGAGAAAACCATCCTGTTCTGCAATCCGCGCCACCGCACCAGAAGAATGCGTGGAACCATTTATGCAAGTTTGGATGATGGTATTACTTGGCCTTATCGAAAGATCATTTATAAGGACGGATTCGCATACAGTTGCATGGCCATTCTCCCAGATGGAAGCATTGGAATTCTGTTTGAGAAGGATGGTTATGATAGCATCAGTTTTATTACTTTGACCAACAACGAAATTCTTGATTCAAAAACGAAGTGA
- a CDS encoding c-type cytochrome, with amino-acid sequence MKRRFSYLLVMAVVLSACQTDIEVPVDYQKIPEWFPEMDIPAENELTQARIDLGRKLFYEKKLSRDESISCGSCHQIDKAFTDAQPIATGVEGRLGIRNTPTLANIGYTERMFMDGGVKTLELQSQSPIFTHEEMDFTIAEFLLRIAGDAEYQRMFSEAYSQEPGAYGISRSIAAFERTFISGNSRFDQYEYQHDETALSAAEKRGRDVFFSTKTGCAECHVPPLFTNFEYENIGLYEHYVDTGRARITELPEDVGKFKVPNLRNVAETAPYMHNGSFATLEEVVEHFNAGGVGHVNQNPLIRPLGLTEQEKADLVAFLHSLTDESFMNNSDFADPN; translated from the coding sequence ATGAAACGTAGGTTTTCATACTTATTGGTGATGGCGGTAGTGCTTTCTGCCTGCCAAACAGATATTGAAGTTCCTGTTGACTATCAGAAGATTCCTGAGTGGTTCCCTGAGATGGATATTCCAGCAGAGAACGAACTGACGCAGGCGCGCATCGATCTTGGGAGAAAGCTATTCTACGAGAAGAAGCTTTCGCGCGATGAAAGCATTTCCTGTGGTTCGTGCCATCAGATCGATAAAGCGTTTACCGATGCCCAACCGATCGCTACAGGAGTTGAAGGCCGTTTGGGAATTAGGAACACGCCCACCTTGGCCAACATCGGTTATACCGAACGCATGTTCATGGACGGAGGCGTAAAGACGCTCGAATTGCAATCGCAATCGCCCATTTTCACCCATGAGGAAATGGATTTCACCATTGCAGAATTTCTGCTTCGCATTGCAGGCGATGCCGAATACCAACGCATGTTCAGCGAGGCTTATAGTCAGGAACCTGGCGCTTATGGTATTTCGCGCAGCATTGCGGCTTTCGAACGCACGTTCATCAGCGGAAATTCGCGCTTCGATCAATATGAATATCAGCATGATGAAACAGCACTGTCAGCTGCTGAGAAACGCGGGCGTGACGTCTTTTTCAGTACCAAAACAGGCTGTGCCGAATGTCATGTGCCTCCGCTGTTCACCAACTTCGAGTACGAGAACATCGGTCTTTATGAGCATTACGTGGATACGGGTCGCGCACGCATTACGGAATTGCCTGAAGATGTTGGCAAATTCAAAGTTCCCAATCTGCGGAATGTGGCTGAAACGGCTCCTTACATGCACAACGGAAGCTTTGCCACATTGGAGGAAGTGGTGGAACATTTCAACGCTGGCGGAGTGGGACACGTCAATCAGAATCCGCTGATCAGACCTCTTGGTCTGACCGAACAGGAAAAGGCCGATCTGGTGGCTTTCCTTCATTCGTTGACGGATGAGAGCTTCATGAACAACTCGGATTTCGCGGATCCGAACTGA
- a CDS encoding cytochrome-c peroxidase — MLKVKYVIPVILVFLVAGCKKDDVNNTYETTPYEFNLPPGLPSMDVFIPEDNPMTVEGVALGRKIFYDPILSGDGTMACASCHKQESGFSDPHAHSTGIDGIEGTRNAMAVVNLGWNQFGFFWDGRAKTLEDQALQPVVNPIEMHTTWPEVEAKLNASEEYKTLFKQAYDVDYIDSMTVVKAIASFERTLISGNSRFDQWYTQQSIQLTDQELRGYVLYSSEQGDCFHCHTLGGFLTDNKYHNNGMDSVYTNDEGRFLVSGDPMDMGRFRTPTLRNIEMTAPYMHDGRFFTLEEVLDHYNEHILRSPTLNNFLDLHLDPNQNEGGLNLSADDKAALIAFLKTMTDPDFINNPDFSDPNP, encoded by the coding sequence ATGCTGAAAGTAAAGTACGTTATCCCCGTCATTCTTGTTTTCCTTGTAGCCGGTTGTAAGAAAGACGATGTGAACAACACCTACGAGACAACTCCATACGAATTCAATTTACCGCCAGGATTGCCGTCTATGGACGTATTCATTCCTGAAGACAATCCGATGACGGTTGAAGGTGTGGCCTTGGGAAGAAAGATCTTTTACGATCCGATTCTTTCTGGGGACGGAACAATGGCCTGTGCCAGTTGTCACAAACAGGAGTCCGGTTTTTCCGACCCGCATGCGCACAGCACGGGTATCGATGGAATTGAAGGAACGCGCAATGCGATGGCCGTTGTCAACCTCGGTTGGAATCAGTTCGGGTTCTTCTGGGATGGAAGAGCGAAGACGCTGGAAGACCAAGCGCTTCAACCAGTTGTCAACCCCATAGAGATGCACACGACCTGGCCGGAAGTGGAGGCCAAGTTGAACGCAAGCGAAGAGTACAAGACGCTTTTCAAGCAAGCATACGATGTAGATTATATTGATTCGATGACCGTAGTAAAGGCGATCGCCTCGTTTGAGCGGACGTTGATTTCTGGTAATTCACGGTTCGATCAATGGTACACGCAGCAGTCAATTCAATTGACAGACCAGGAACTGCGTGGCTATGTACTTTACAGTAGTGAGCAGGGAGACTGTTTCCATTGCCACACGCTGGGAGGTTTTCTCACGGACAACAAGTATCATAATAACGGTATGGATTCGGTTTACACCAATGATGAAGGCCGTTTCCTTGTTTCGGGAGACCCCATGGATATGGGACGTTTCAGAACGCCTACGTTGAGAAATATTGAGATGACCGCGCCATACATGCACGATGGTCGGTTTTTCACATTGGAAGAGGTTCTGGATCATTATAACGAACACATTCTGCGCTCTCCGACCCTTAATAATTTCTTGGACCTTCATCTCGACCCGAACCAGAACGAGGGAGGATTGAATCTGTCAGCAGATGATAAGGCCGCGCTTATTGCGTTCCTTAAGACAATGACCGATCCAGACTTCATCAATAATCCAGACTTTAGCGATCCGAATCCTTGA
- a CDS encoding alpha/beta fold hydrolase produces the protein MNPIPVELENSDGTTTVVHQFGETTEASSVFVVFPAMGVYASYYQPLAIELAQAGHLAITADLRGNGHSSIRPSKKVDFSYADVLQQEYTTVLNHVSESFPEKKVFLFGHSLGGQLSCLFAARNSRKIDGLVLSATCSVYYKGWDGLAAYRILAGTQFANLVARSVGYFPGKKVGFGGTEAKSLIGDWSRQSRTGNYILKNDSFDYEKALSEVEIPVLALSYQGDSLSPVGAVEHLLDKLSYAQKEHIHLEKNDPRNDGYNHFNWAKKPKNVVGIVNNWLERID, from the coding sequence GTGAATCCGATTCCAGTTGAACTTGAGAACAGCGATGGCACTACCACGGTGGTGCATCAATTTGGAGAAACCACGGAAGCCAGTTCGGTTTTCGTGGTTTTTCCTGCTATGGGCGTGTATGCCAGTTATTACCAACCGCTTGCAATAGAACTTGCGCAGGCGGGTCATTTGGCCATAACGGCCGATCTGCGCGGTAACGGCCATTCAAGCATCCGTCCTTCCAAAAAAGTAGACTTCAGCTACGCGGATGTGCTGCAACAGGAGTACACCACCGTATTGAACCATGTCTCAGAATCATTTCCCGAAAAGAAGGTTTTTCTGTTCGGACACAGCTTGGGCGGGCAGCTCAGTTGCCTTTTCGCTGCGCGGAATTCACGCAAAATCGATGGACTTGTTCTGTCGGCAACCTGTTCCGTCTATTACAAAGGTTGGGATGGTTTGGCGGCCTACCGAATTCTTGCAGGTACGCAGTTCGCCAATCTTGTGGCACGATCAGTTGGTTATTTTCCTGGAAAGAAAGTAGGATTCGGAGGCACGGAGGCAAAAAGCCTTATTGGCGATTGGAGCCGACAATCCCGAACTGGCAACTACATTCTCAAGAACGATTCCTTCGATTACGAGAAAGCTCTGAGTGAAGTTGAAATCCCCGTTCTGGCACTTTCATACCAAGGCGATTCACTTTCGCCCGTTGGCGCGGTGGAGCATCTTCTCGACAAACTCTCATATGCCCAAAAAGAGCATATCCACTTGGAAAAAAATGACCCAAGGAACGATGGCTACAATCATTTCAATTGGGCCAAAAAACCGAAGAACGTAGTTGGAATTGTGAACAATTGGCTGGAACGGATCGACTGA
- a CDS encoding sigma-70 family RNA polymerase sigma factor translates to MTDQQIIVLLREKQTDKAFVRLYRDFPKVEKLILTKGGSKDDAKDIFQEALIILYRKAQDAQFELTASLGTYLYSVSRFLWKDELKKRNRTETVELGDVSSDLQNDIREANEKESRLKLAETALSSIGERCFELLQKFYFHAFSMKQIATEMHLSSENVAKNQKYKCLERARTKLQELKAAQA, encoded by the coding sequence ATGACTGACCAACAGATCATAGTTCTGCTTCGCGAAAAACAGACCGACAAGGCGTTCGTCCGACTTTACAGGGATTTTCCCAAGGTGGAAAAACTCATCCTGACCAAAGGCGGAAGCAAGGACGATGCGAAGGACATTTTTCAGGAAGCGCTGATTATCCTGTATCGCAAGGCGCAGGATGCCCAGTTTGAACTGACCGCCAGCCTTGGCACCTACCTCTACAGCGTAAGCCGCTTTCTGTGGAAGGACGAACTGAAAAAGCGCAACCGCACCGAAACCGTTGAGCTCGGTGATGTGAGCAGCGACCTTCAGAACGACATCCGCGAAGCGAACGAAAAGGAAAGCCGATTGAAATTGGCCGAAACAGCCCTTTCGAGCATTGGCGAACGCTGTTTCGAACTGCTTCAGAAGTTCTATTTCCACGCTTTCAGCATGAAGCAGATAGCTACGGAAATGCACCTCAGTTCTGAAAATGTGGCCAAGAACCAGAAGTACAAATGCCTGGAGCGCGCCCGCACCAAATTGCAGGAACTGAAAGCCGCGCAGGCCTAA
- the ribD gene encoding bifunctional diaminohydroxyphosphoribosylaminopyrimidine deaminase/5-amino-6-(5-phosphoribosylamino)uracil reductase RibD, translating to MKRDEKYMQRCLELALLGAGTTAPNPMVGSVIVHNDKIIGEGFTSPYGGNHAEVNAINSVEDQSLLPKSTIYVSLEPCAHYGKTPPCSDLIISKKIKRVVVACLDPFAKVNGMGIKRLMESGAEVKLGVLEKEAIELNRRFMTFHQKKRPYIILKWAETADGFVDGNRTDSSEPALKITCETSNILVHKWRSEEAAIMVGKNTAILDEPSLTTRKYGGRNPVRILIDSNLETPLTAKIFNDDSKTIVFSRSEMRNEKFETLTVTDTRDLSQMLSELYQRDIQSVIVEGGPTLHRSFYEADVWDEIRRFVSPLEIGNGVPALNIQETPETETMIGDDRLLIYRNR from the coding sequence GTGAAACGCGATGAGAAATACATGCAGCGTTGCCTTGAACTGGCATTGCTCGGAGCGGGAACAACTGCACCGAACCCGATGGTCGGTAGCGTCATTGTTCATAACGACAAGATCATCGGAGAAGGATTCACGAGCCCATACGGTGGCAACCACGCGGAAGTGAATGCCATCAACTCTGTAGAAGACCAGTCGTTGCTACCGAAATCCACCATTTACGTGAGTTTGGAACCGTGCGCTCATTACGGAAAAACGCCTCCATGTTCCGATCTCATCATCAGCAAGAAGATAAAACGTGTGGTTGTGGCCTGCTTGGATCCATTCGCGAAAGTGAACGGAATGGGCATCAAACGACTGATGGAATCGGGCGCGGAAGTGAAACTCGGTGTGCTGGAAAAAGAGGCCATCGAACTGAACAGACGTTTTATGACGTTCCATCAGAAAAAACGACCCTACATCATTCTGAAATGGGCCGAAACGGCCGATGGGTTTGTCGATGGAAACAGAACGGATTCGTCAGAACCAGCATTGAAGATCACCTGCGAAACTTCGAATATCCTTGTTCACAAATGGCGTTCGGAGGAAGCTGCGATCATGGTCGGGAAGAACACCGCCATTTTGGACGAACCCAGTTTGACAACACGGAAATACGGAGGCAGAAATCCTGTGCGGATTCTTATCGATTCGAACTTGGAAACACCACTTACGGCCAAAATCTTCAATGATGATTCGAAAACGATCGTGTTCTCAAGATCGGAAATGAGAAATGAGAAATTCGAAACGTTGACCGTAACAGATACACGCGATCTTTCACAAATGCTATCGGAACTCTATCAGCGAGACATCCAATCCGTGATCGTGGAAGGTGGGCCAACGCTTCACCGTTCGTTTTACGAGGCCGATGTTTGGGATGAGATCAGACGATTTGTTTCGCCATTGGAAATCGGAAATGGCGTTCCCGCATTGAATATTCAGGAAACGCCTGAAACTGAAACGATGATCGGTGACGACCGATTGCTTATTTATCGCAACCGATGA